One Campylobacter concisus genomic window carries:
- a CDS encoding TolC family protein, giving the protein MKKILLALLPLALFGSNLSEIANKATQNEISKIKELELKRANLNDEATSSAYLPSLSLEGSYGKNASTFPSIVAKESAGVLARIDFLLYDGGAREARLKMSQLLKNKAAIASDEAKNYLALKAVNLYFNAAALENIITAKQAQANFLKGVLDKLEKANIAGLAAKDELENVRAKYHLANSIQLEYKNKMEQILNEINLLTGEKILPVAGAKMADISSNLASKNAELDRLSQDIFLGEAKLSETRAGFLPQIMLYDTYGFYKNNYDIDLGRFSSYRSYVDKYLKEDTHGNKFGIAFKWKIFDFFATSKMSQAQKIALDEARLNLEYKRRENETKLKNLQSEIVVLTSKIASLNEYVRASDLALKASYEKYNSGLLGYSDLLEALSQKFDAISLFESAKDELEIKKAEFFFENGELILERIRD; this is encoded by the coding sequence ATGAAAAAAATTTTATTAGCACTTTTGCCTTTGGCGCTATTTGGATCAAATTTAAGCGAGATAGCAAACAAGGCCACTCAAAACGAAATTTCAAAGATCAAAGAGCTTGAGCTAAAAAGAGCAAATTTAAATGACGAAGCGACATCAAGCGCCTACTTGCCAAGCCTTAGCTTAGAGGGCTCATATGGCAAAAATGCAAGCACTTTTCCAAGCATAGTTGCCAAAGAGTCAGCCGGCGTGCTCGCTAGAATTGATTTTTTACTATATGATGGCGGAGCTAGAGAGGCTAGGCTAAAGATGAGCCAGCTTTTAAAAAACAAAGCCGCCATAGCAAGTGATGAAGCTAAAAACTACCTTGCACTTAAGGCCGTAAATTTATACTTTAACGCAGCTGCACTTGAAAATATAATCACGGCCAAACAGGCTCAGGCAAATTTCTTAAAAGGCGTTTTAGACAAGCTTGAAAAGGCAAACATTGCAGGCCTTGCCGCGAAAGATGAGCTTGAGAATGTGCGGGCAAAATATCACCTAGCAAATAGCATACAGCTTGAGTACAAAAACAAAATGGAGCAAATCTTAAATGAGATAAATTTGCTAACTGGTGAGAAAATTTTGCCAGTAGCTGGAGCAAAGATGGCTGATATTAGCTCAAATTTAGCTTCAAAGAATGCTGAGCTTGATAGACTAAGCCAAGATATATTTTTAGGCGAGGCCAAGCTTAGCGAGACAAGAGCTGGTTTTTTGCCTCAAATAATGCTCTATGACACATATGGATTTTATAAAAATAATTACGATATCGATCTAGGCAGATTTAGTTCTTACCGCTCATACGTGGATAAATATCTAAAAGAAGATACACACGGCAATAAATTTGGTATCGCTTTTAAATGGAAAATTTTTGATTTTTTCGCCACTAGCAAGATGAGTCAGGCACAAAAGATCGCGCTTGATGAGGCAAGGCTAAATTTAGAGTATAAAAGGCGTGAAAACGAGACAAAGCTTAAAAATTTGCAAAGTGAAATCGTGGTACTTACTTCAAAAATCGCTTCACTAAACGAATATGTAAGAGCAAGTGATTTGGCATTAAAAGCTAGCTATGAGAAGTATAACTCTGGGCTTTTGGGATATAGCGATTTGCTTGAAGCACTTTCTCAAAAATTTGATGCCATTAGCCTTTTTGAGAGTGCAAAAGATGAGCTTGAGATCAAAAAAGCGGAGTTCTTTTTTGAAAATGGTGAGCTGATTTTAGAGAGGATTAGAGATTGA
- the fliP gene encoding flagellar type III secretion system pore protein FliP (The bacterial flagellar biogenesis protein FliP forms a type III secretion system (T3SS)-type pore required for flagellar assembly.), which produces MLALAVLLCTVFGADPALPTINLSLNSPTNAEQLVNSLNVLLILTALALAPSLIFMMTSFLRLVIVFSFLRQAMGTQQVPPSTVLISLAMVLTFFIMEPVGQKSYNDGIKPYIAEQIGYEEMLDKSLKPFKEFMVKNTREKDLALFFRIRNLQNPANIEEIPLSIAMSAFMISELKTSFEIAFLLYLPFLVIDMVVSSVLMAMGMMMLPPVMISLPFKLLIFVLVDGWNLLIGNLVKSFH; this is translated from the coding sequence CTGCTTGCTTTAGCGGTTTTACTTTGCACGGTTTTTGGGGCTGATCCTGCGTTACCAACTATAAATTTAAGTCTAAATTCTCCAACAAATGCCGAGCAACTTGTAAATTCTCTAAACGTTTTACTAATTCTCACTGCACTTGCACTTGCTCCTTCGCTCATTTTTATGATGACAAGTTTTTTAAGGCTTGTTATCGTATTTTCATTTTTACGCCAAGCGATGGGTACGCAACAAGTGCCTCCTTCAACGGTGCTCATCTCGCTTGCGATGGTTCTTACATTTTTTATTATGGAGCCAGTTGGGCAAAAGAGCTATAACGATGGCATAAAGCCTTATATAGCTGAGCAGATAGGCTATGAAGAGATGCTTGATAAGAGCTTAAAGCCATTTAAAGAATTTATGGTAAAAAACACAAGAGAAAAAGACCTTGCACTTTTCTTTAGGATTAGAAATTTACAAAATCCAGCAAATATTGAAGAGATACCGCTAAGTATCGCAATGTCAGCTTTTATGATAAGTGAGCTAAAGACATCTTTTGAAATAGCGTTTTTGCTCTATTTGCCATTTCTTGTCATTGACATGGTCGTAAGCTCAGTACTGATGGCCATGGGTATGATGATGCTACCTCCTGTCATGATCTCACTGCCATTTAAGCTACTCATCTTCGTGCTAGTTGATGGCTGGAATTTACTAATAGGAAACCTCGTAAAGAGCTTTCACTGA
- a CDS encoding LptF/LptG family permease, with amino-acid sequence MSRVNRYLLFNFLGTFASLFSTLFLIMSIVFFIQIARITSYIEISFGELFKLYSFMLPRVLLFVVPIAFFVSLAMTLFRLSKENESIVIFTLGGSPNKIAKFFLIFSAFLSTALLIIATIMIPIAAQLNANFIDYKKTVAKLNLKPTQFGQKFSDWMVYVGSEMQDNNGTTYKDIVMFNPYIKDSQRLITAKNAKITNTNQSIELSLLDGKMYDIKDEIYHQSNFKSMKIRTAQSEEISNIGSIKEYWTEANSSEKRRKDLSTYVLVALFPLASTLFAISFGIVTYRYEKGMVYVGTFGVLFGYFTLIMLFSSKPAFAIPLIFLVFLLAGILLFKAKIMRRY; translated from the coding sequence ATGAGTAGAGTGAATAGATATCTTTTGTTTAACTTCCTAGGGACTTTTGCGTCGCTATTTAGTACGCTTTTTTTGATCATGTCGATCGTATTTTTCATCCAGATCGCGCGCATCACTTCTTACATTGAGATCAGCTTTGGTGAGCTTTTTAAACTCTACTCATTTATGCTTCCACGTGTACTACTTTTTGTCGTGCCTATAGCATTTTTTGTATCACTTGCGATGACTCTTTTTAGATTATCAAAAGAGAATGAAAGTATCGTTATTTTTACGCTTGGTGGCTCACCAAATAAGATTGCTAAATTTTTCTTAATATTTTCAGCATTTTTAAGCACTGCTCTACTTATAATCGCTACCATAATGATACCAATAGCCGCACAGCTAAATGCAAATTTTATTGATTATAAAAAGACTGTCGCAAAGCTAAATTTAAAGCCAACTCAGTTTGGACAAAAATTCTCTGACTGGATGGTCTATGTGGGCAGTGAAATGCAAGATAACAACGGTACTACCTATAAAGATATCGTAATGTTTAATCCTTACATTAAAGACTCCCAACGCTTAATCACTGCAAAAAATGCAAAGATCACTAATACAAATCAAAGCATCGAACTCTCTTTATTAGATGGAAAAATGTATGACATAAAAGATGAAATTTATCATCAAAGCAACTTCAAATCCATGAAAATAAGGACTGCACAAAGTGAAGAGATAAGCAATATAGGCAGTATAAAAGAGTACTGGACAGAGGCAAATAGTAGTGAAAAAAGAAGAAAAGACCTTAGTACATATGTGCTTGTTGCACTATTTCCACTTGCCAGTACACTTTTTGCCATAAGCTTTGGCATCGTTACTTATAGATATGAAAAGGGCATGGTTTATGTTGGTACGTTTGGCGTTTTATTTGGGTATTTTACGCTCATAATGCTCTTTTCGTCAAAGCCAGCTTTTGCGATTCCACTCATATTTCTTGTCTTTTTGTTGGCAGGAATTTTGCTTTTTAAAGCCAAGATCATGCGAAGATACTAA
- a CDS encoding prepilin peptidase yields MDNLVIFFAAFAFVLGICVGSFSNVLIYRLPRNESINFPASHCPNCDHKLNFYHNVPIFSWIFLGGKCAFCKQKISLIYPAIELVSGILFLICFFKECGEILSVETLLYALFLGLCFIMLLALSVIDIRYKAVPDPLLFAALFFAFIYALMLFIFKGNFAQILNLFLFAFIFWALRFVVSFVIKREAMGSADIFIAAIIGAILPVKLALVAIYLAALFTLPVYAVVQKRGYELAFVPFLSLGLLITYAFKEQILEILRFIYE; encoded by the coding sequence ATGGATAATTTAGTCATCTTTTTTGCCGCTTTTGCTTTTGTTTTGGGTATTTGCGTGGGCTCATTTTCAAATGTGCTGATATATCGCTTGCCACGAAATGAGAGCATAAATTTTCCAGCTTCTCATTGCCCAAACTGCGACCATAAGCTAAATTTTTATCACAATGTTCCAATTTTTTCGTGGATATTTTTAGGCGGCAAATGCGCCTTTTGTAAGCAAAAAATAAGCCTCATCTATCCAGCAATCGAGCTAGTTTCTGGGATACTTTTTCTGATCTGCTTTTTTAAAGAGTGCGGCGAAATTTTAAGCGTAGAAACCTTGCTTTATGCGCTATTTTTAGGGCTTTGCTTTATTATGCTGCTAGCTCTTAGCGTCATAGACATAAGATATAAAGCTGTGCCAGATCCTCTTCTTTTTGCAGCGCTATTTTTCGCATTTATCTACGCTTTGATGCTTTTTATATTTAAAGGAAATTTTGCCCAGATTTTAAATTTATTCCTTTTTGCATTTATCTTTTGGGCGCTTAGATTTGTCGTAAGCTTTGTTATAAAAAGAGAAGCGATGGGTAGTGCAGATATCTTTATAGCGGCAATCATCGGAGCTATCTTGCCAGTCAAGCTGGCTCTAGTGGCGATCTATCTTGCAGCACTTTTTACGCTTCCAGTCTATGCGGTCGTTCAAAAAAGGGGCTACGAGCTGGCTTTTGTGCCATTTTTAAGTCTTGGCTTACTTATTACATACGCTTTTAAAGAGCAAATTTTAGAAATTTTAAGGTTTATTTATGAGTAG
- the uppS gene encoding polyprenyl diphosphate synthase — translation MNELNHLAIIMDGNGRWAKKRGFLRTNGHEAGANVVSDMCEFCIDNGVKILSLYAFSTENWKRPQKEVEFLMNLLKKFLILKRDDFIKNGIKFNTIGDISPFSDELKNEIEITKNATRENKNLLLNLAINYGSKDEIIRAARKLTLEGCEINEASLNATLDESEPVDLLIRTGGESRLSNFMLWQASYAELFFTSTLWPDFSKDELANIVSKFKNIERRFGGV, via the coding sequence TTGAATGAATTAAACCACCTTGCTATTATCATGGATGGAAATGGACGCTGGGCTAAAAAACGTGGATTTTTGCGGACAAATGGGCACGAAGCTGGAGCAAATGTAGTAAGCGATATGTGCGAATTTTGTATCGATAATGGAGTGAAAATTTTAAGTCTTTACGCATTTAGTACTGAAAACTGGAAAAGACCGCAAAAAGAGGTCGAGTTTTTGATGAATTTGCTTAAGAAATTTCTCATTTTAAAGCGTGATGATTTTATAAAAAATGGGATCAAATTTAACACAATCGGCGATATTTCGCCATTTAGCGATGAGCTAAAAAACGAGATAGAGATCACCAAAAACGCTACAAGAGAGAATAAAAATTTATTATTAAATTTAGCGATAAACTACGGCTCAAAAGACGAGATCATCAGAGCTGCAAGAAAGCTAACTTTAGAAGGCTGCGAGATAAACGAAGCAAGCCTAAATGCAACACTTGATGAGAGTGAGCCAGTGGATCTTCTCATTAGAACTGGTGGCGAGAGCAGGCTCTCAAATTTTATGCTTTGGCAAGCAAGCTACGCAGAGCTATTTTTTACGTCCACACTTTGGCCTGACTTTAGCAAGGATGAGCTTGCAAATATCGTTAGTAAATTTAAAAACATAGAGCGAAGATTTGGCGGAGTTTAG
- a CDS encoding OmpA/MotB family protein: MGKLIKPEECPKCMPEWLAAFGDLMSLLLCFFVLLLSMATMDAKKMEAAVGSLAGALSVLEGGARPENQIEKETDPENTRAKKISKQKGSQSELNMNVKKINELLAASGAPEITMEESEDGFIVRLPAAMLFDKDSAEISGEDAKLFLKRIGMIVAKMPNDVKADIIGHTDNIEPSKDSAYKNNWQLSTARALSVVEELINDGVPQNRIIASGKASFDPIASNSTEDGRAKNNRVEIHFISLEPKNKEATKKSILDMRN, translated from the coding sequence ATGGGTAAGTTAATAAAACCAGAAGAGTGTCCAAAATGTATGCCTGAGTGGCTAGCTGCTTTTGGTGACCTTATGTCACTTTTGCTTTGTTTTTTCGTTTTATTGCTTTCTATGGCGACAATGGATGCTAAAAAGATGGAGGCCGCTGTTGGCTCACTAGCTGGTGCTTTGAGTGTGCTTGAAGGTGGTGCTAGACCTGAAAATCAAATAGAAAAAGAGACAGATCCAGAAAATACTCGTGCAAAAAAGATAAGCAAGCAAAAGGGCTCACAAAGTGAGCTAAATATGAACGTTAAAAAGATAAATGAGCTGCTAGCTGCTAGCGGGGCACCTGAGATCACTATGGAAGAGAGCGAAGATGGCTTTATCGTAAGGCTTCCAGCGGCTATGCTTTTTGATAAAGATAGTGCTGAAATTTCTGGCGAAGATGCGAAGCTATTTTTAAAACGAATAGGCATGATTGTGGCGAAAATGCCTAATGATGTAAAAGCCGATATCATCGGCCATACAGATAATATAGAACCAAGCAAAGACTCAGCTTATAAAAATAACTGGCAGCTCTCAACTGCAAGGGCTTTAAGCGTGGTTGAAGAGCTAATTAACGATGGCGTACCACAAAATAGAATAATAGCTTCTGGCAAAGCTTCGTTTGATCCGATCGCTAGTAACAGCACAGAAGATGGCAGAGCTAAGAATAATAGAGTAGAAATTCACTTCATATCGCTTGAGCCAAAAAATAAAGAGGCTACTAAGAAAAGTATCCTTGATATGAGGAATTAG
- the glmU gene encoding bifunctional UDP-N-acetylglucosamine diphosphorylase/glucosamine-1-phosphate N-acetyltransferase GlmU produces MNNTSIIILAAGLGTRMKSKRPKVLFELCGEPMIIHILKQAYAITNDVSVVLHYEKELISKKIKEIFPQTKIFEQDHTNFPGTAGAIKSVNLSGEKVLVTCGDMPLVKSTDLMRLANAEADVVMSSFEAANPFGYGRVIIKNGKVEGIVEQKDASEAQLAIKSVNAGCYCFKREALEQILPLISNQNAQKEYYLTDAIKIANEKSLKCVAVNVNEQNFMGINDKFQLSIAEKIMQDEIKQNLMKAGVLMRMPESIFIDSRAKFEGECVLEENVSILGECVISESIIKSSSVIESSVIKNSDIGPLAHIRPNSEISDTHIGNFVEVKKGVLNGIKAGHLSYLGDCEIESGTNIGCGTITCNYDGKAKYKTKIGKNVFVGSDTQLVAPVNIADNVIIAAGSTITKDVESGALAISRGRQENKIGFFEKFFGKDDVKK; encoded by the coding sequence ATGAACAATACTTCAATCATAATTTTAGCGGCTGGTCTTGGCACCAGAATGAAATCAAAACGTCCAAAAGTCCTATTTGAACTTTGCGGTGAGCCAATGATCATTCACATCTTAAAGCAAGCTTATGCGATCACAAATGACGTTAGCGTCGTGCTTCACTACGAAAAAGAGTTAATTAGCAAAAAGATAAAAGAAATTTTCCCTCAAACTAAAATTTTTGAGCAAGATCATACAAATTTCCCAGGCACTGCTGGAGCGATAAAAAGCGTAAATTTAAGCGGCGAAAAGGTGCTTGTAACTTGTGGCGATATGCCTCTTGTAAAATCAACAGATCTAATGCGTCTAGCAAATGCCGAAGCTGACGTGGTTATGAGCTCTTTTGAAGCAGCAAATCCTTTTGGCTACGGCAGAGTCATCATAAAAAACGGCAAAGTTGAAGGCATCGTCGAGCAAAAAGATGCTAGTGAAGCGCAACTTGCGATAAAAAGCGTAAATGCTGGCTGCTACTGCTTTAAACGCGAGGCTTTAGAGCAAATTTTACCACTCATAAGCAACCAAAACGCGCAAAAAGAGTACTACCTAACGGACGCCATAAAAATAGCAAATGAAAAGAGCTTAAAGTGCGTTGCAGTAAATGTTAATGAGCAAAATTTCATGGGCATAAATGATAAATTTCAGCTTAGCATCGCTGAAAAGATCATGCAAGATGAGATCAAGCAAAATTTGATGAAAGCTGGCGTCTTGATGCGCATGCCTGAGAGCATTTTCATAGACAGCAGAGCTAAATTTGAAGGCGAGTGCGTGCTAGAAGAAAACGTAAGTATCCTTGGCGAGTGCGTCATTTCTGAGAGCATCATCAAAAGCTCATCAGTGATCGAAAGTAGCGTCATCAAAAACTCAGACATCGGTCCACTAGCTCACATCAGGCCAAATTCTGAAATTTCTGACACACACATAGGAAATTTCGTCGAAGTTAAAAAAGGCGTTCTTAACGGCATAAAAGCTGGACATTTGAGCTATCTTGGCGACTGCGAGATAGAAAGTGGCACAAATATCGGATGTGGCACGATCACATGCAACTACGATGGCAAAGCAAAATACAAAACAAAGATCGGTAAAAACGTCTTTGTTGGCTCAGATACGCAGCTAGTTGCCCCTGTAAATATCGCTGATAATGTCATCATCGCAGCAGGAAGCACCATCACAAAAGACGTTGAGAGTGGCGCTCTAGCTATCAGCAGAGGTCGTCAAGAAAATAAAATCGGCTTTTTTGAGAAATTCTTTGGCAAAGACGATGTTAAAAAATAA
- a CDS encoding motility protein A: MDLGTVVGWVLTLVLLFGSMAIGVGIGPYIDIPSVMIVFGGTIGVMMVGFKMETLKGIGKFYGIAVKPSVVVNLPETIKKIVDYSTKARRDGILSLESEVNNETNQFLKRGLSMAVDGNEPDAIRALLEIDIDQTSTRHSNNIKIFEQVGGFAGAMGMIGTLIGLVAMLLNMSDPSAIGPSMAVALLTTLYGAMIGNIIGAPVANILSIRDADEALEKQVVLEGIMSIQAGDNPRTLEAKLLAFLPPKDRKSQFE, translated from the coding sequence ATGGATTTAGGAACCGTCGTCGGCTGGGTTTTGACCCTAGTGCTTTTGTTTGGATCAATGGCGATAGGCGTTGGTATAGGACCATACATCGATATTCCTTCTGTGATGATCGTTTTTGGTGGTACTATCGGCGTTATGATGGTTGGCTTCAAGATGGAGACGCTTAAAGGAATTGGTAAATTTTATGGCATTGCTGTTAAGCCATCAGTCGTAGTAAATTTGCCTGAGACTATAAAAAAAATAGTTGATTATTCAACCAAAGCTAGACGTGATGGTATCTTATCGCTCGAAAGTGAAGTAAATAATGAGACAAATCAGTTTTTAAAAAGAGGCCTGTCAATGGCGGTCGATGGCAATGAGCCAGATGCGATCAGAGCACTTTTGGAGATCGATATCGATCAAACTAGCACAAGACATTCAAATAATATTAAAATTTTTGAGCAAGTCGGCGGTTTTGCTGGTGCGATGGGTATGATCGGAACGCTAATCGGTCTTGTTGCGATGCTTCTTAACATGTCAGATCCTAGTGCGATCGGCCCATCAATGGCGGTTGCCTTGCTTACGACACTTTATGGTGCGATGATAGGTAACATCATAGGTGCGCCTGTGGCAAACATCCTCTCTATTCGCGATGCCGATGAAGCACTTGAAAAACAAGTCGTACTTGAGGGAATCATGTCGATACAAGCAGGTGATAATCCAAGAACGCTTGAAGCTAAACTCTTAGCATTTTTACCACCAAAAGATAGAAAAAGTCAGTTTGAATAA
- a CDS encoding efflux RND transporter periplasmic adaptor subunit, whose protein sequence is MKKLIILMIFGIFSFASEEIFADFEVYAKQSSKLAFEGSGKVDKIFVDVSSHVKKGDALAILDQSSLEIALKKAKNDLELAKNASEFAKNTLSKFTQVKDVTSKQEFDEVKYKFDEAALRVESAQIAILNADDHLKKALLKAPFDGVIASKNVELGESASPLSPAFILNSNEAKILIAIDEKYVDLVKIGDTFKFKLDATSNEKEVKIALIYPEIKRETRKFYAQAYDSGLKPGMFGQGRVLVSKRK, encoded by the coding sequence TTGAAAAAGCTGATAATTTTGATGATATTTGGCATTTTTTCATTTGCTAGTGAAGAAATTTTTGCTGATTTTGAAGTCTATGCTAAGCAAAGCTCAAAGCTTGCATTTGAGGGTAGTGGCAAGGTGGATAAAATTTTTGTAGATGTATCAAGCCATGTTAAAAAGGGCGACGCTTTAGCTATTCTTGATCAAAGCAGCTTAGAAATCGCTCTTAAAAAGGCAAAAAATGATCTTGAGCTGGCAAAAAATGCTAGTGAATTTGCAAAAAATACTTTAAGCAAATTTACTCAAGTAAAGGACGTCACTTCAAAGCAAGAATTTGATGAGGTAAAGTATAAATTTGACGAGGCGGCTCTTAGAGTAGAGAGTGCCCAGATCGCCATTTTAAACGCAGATGATCATCTTAAAAAGGCTCTTTTAAAAGCTCCTTTTGATGGCGTCATAGCTAGTAAAAATGTCGAGCTTGGCGAGAGTGCTTCGCCGCTTAGTCCAGCTTTTATTTTAAACTCAAACGAGGCAAAAATTTTAATAGCGATCGATGAAAAATATGTAGATTTGGTAAAGATTGGCGATACATTTAAATTTAAACTTGACGCAACAAGCAATGAAAAAGAGGTAAAAATCGCTCTCATCTATCCAGAGATCAAACGAGAGACTAGAAAATTTTACGCCCAGGCTTATGACAGCGGGCTAAAACCTGGCATGTTTGGTCAAGGCAGAGTGCTAGTTAGTAAAAGAAAATGA
- the coaBC gene encoding bifunctional phosphopantothenoylcysteine decarboxylase/phosphopantothenate--cysteine ligase CoaBC codes for MLKNKKILLAVCGSIAFYKAFEILSLLKKQGADVYVALSDGALEFCSVSGFEALSEHKILSSQTQNWQDGVNHIAYSKMDLVLIAPASVNTINKLIAGICDNVFMQTLIAASHVPLVVALAANNNMIEHFATQNSLKILKKNGALVVEPVLKTLACGDVGKGGLASPEVIVEAAIKRLSKPLFAGKKVVITGGATTEKIDDVRAITNFSSGKMARALARAFFYAGAEVKLLASFETSNEPFECLKFSSSSELLELCKSECESANLLVMCAAVSDFVPTKIDGKIKKEDVGENLSLSLKRNVDILQSLKELKCKKIGFKLEISSESAHKNARAMLERKELDAVCLNILGEKNGFASEQNEVNFITKNNETLLPLAAKDEIARHIVELAANL; via the coding sequence ATGTTAAAAAATAAGAAGATTTTACTAGCCGTTTGCGGTAGTATCGCCTTTTATAAGGCATTTGAAATTTTATCGCTGCTTAAAAAGCAAGGCGCTGATGTTTATGTGGCTTTAAGCGACGGAGCGCTTGAATTTTGCAGTGTAAGCGGCTTTGAAGCGCTAAGCGAGCATAAAATTTTAAGCTCACAAACGCAAAACTGGCAAGATGGCGTAAATCACATAGCCTACTCTAAAATGGATCTAGTTCTAATCGCTCCAGCCTCTGTAAATACGATAAATAAGCTAATAGCTGGCATCTGTGACAATGTCTTTATGCAAACGCTAATCGCCGCCTCGCACGTACCTTTGGTTGTCGCACTAGCTGCAAATAACAATATGATCGAGCACTTCGCGACGCAAAACTCACTTAAAATTTTAAAGAAAAACGGCGCTTTAGTGGTTGAGCCAGTTCTTAAAACTCTAGCTTGCGGTGACGTTGGCAAGGGCGGTCTTGCAAGCCCTGAAGTGATAGTAGAAGCTGCCATTAAAAGGCTTAGTAAGCCACTTTTTGCAGGTAAAAAAGTAGTGATCACTGGTGGCGCAACGACTGAAAAGATAGATGATGTTAGAGCCATTACAAATTTCTCAAGTGGCAAGATGGCAAGAGCCTTGGCTAGAGCCTTTTTCTACGCAGGTGCGGAGGTAAAACTGCTTGCTAGCTTTGAAACTAGTAACGAGCCGTTTGAGTGCCTTAAATTTAGCTCAAGCAGTGAGCTTTTAGAGCTTTGCAAGAGCGAGTGTGAGAGTGCAAATTTGCTTGTAATGTGTGCTGCGGTGAGTGATTTTGTACCGACAAAAATTGATGGCAAGATAAAAAAAGAGGACGTTGGCGAAAATTTAAGCTTAAGTCTAAAGAGAAATGTCGATATTTTGCAAAGCCTAAAAGAGCTTAAATGTAAAAAGATCGGCTTTAAGCTTGAAATCTCAAGTGAGAGCGCACACAAAAATGCTAGAGCAATGCTAGAGCGAAAAGAACTTGACGCAGTTTGCCTAAATATCTTGGGTGAGAAAAATGGCTTTGCAAGCGAGCAAAATGAGGTAAATTTCATCACGAAAAATAATGAAACTTTGCTACCGCTTGCCGCAAAAGACGAGATCGCAAGACATATCGTGGAGCTAGCGGCAAATTTATGA
- the truA gene encoding tRNA pseudouridine(38-40) synthase TruA, producing MKIQLIYSYDGSKFQGSQTQPHENGVEDELSRALAHVGIFEKIVSSSRTDKNVHAINQSSSVICGDHFKNLEHLKELINRHAHPNIHIKRINLVDENFQARFDAVARSYRYIIDHGEFDVFSSKYKVFLPKFDIKKANEILSNFVGEHDFSSYMKTGSDTKSPVREIFKAFCYEYKNQTIIVFKANGFLRAQVRLMVANLLKALSIKNGGELINASLNGCSVLTRIPAPAEGLYLNRVFYKFN from the coding sequence ATGAAAATCCAACTAATTTATAGCTACGATGGCTCCAAATTTCAAGGCTCGCAAACTCAACCGCATGAAAATGGCGTAGAAGATGAGCTCTCACGTGCTCTGGCTCACGTTGGAATATTTGAAAAAATAGTCTCTAGCTCACGTACAGATAAAAATGTTCATGCGATCAATCAAAGCTCAAGCGTAATTTGTGGCGATCATTTTAAAAATTTAGAGCATCTAAAAGAGCTAATCAACCGCCATGCTCATCCAAATATTCATATAAAACGTATAAATTTAGTTGATGAAAATTTTCAAGCAAGATTTGACGCAGTAGCAAGGTCTTATAGATACATTATAGATCATGGAGAATTTGACGTTTTTAGCTCAAAATATAAAGTCTTTTTGCCAAAATTTGATATCAAAAAAGCAAATGAAATTTTATCTAATTTTGTTGGTGAGCATGATTTTAGCTCCTATATGAAAACAGGAAGTGATACAAAAAGTCCAGTGCGAGAAATTTTTAAGGCATTTTGCTATGAATACAAGAACCAAACTATCATCGTTTTTAAAGCGAACGGTTTTTTGCGCGCACAAGTACGGCTTATGGTTGCAAATCTACTTAAAGCCTTGAGTATAAAAAATGGTGGTGAGCTCATCAATGCTTCACTTAACGGATGCTCTGTCCTAACTCGTATCCCGGCTCCAGCTGAAGGACTTTATCTAAATAGAGTTTTCTATAAATTTAACTAG